A stretch of the Streptomyces ortus genome encodes the following:
- the fabG gene encoding 3-oxoacyl-ACP reductase FabG, with translation MQSTGQARPAALVTGGSRGIGRAVVLRLVRDGFDVAFCHRSSDDDARTLEKEATDLGGRAVGTRADVVDPQAVREWVTRTEQELGPLEVVVTSAGIVRDGPLAMMEDASWHDVMDVNLTGTYNVCRAATFPMIKRKSGCVINVSSVSGVLGNATQTNYSATKAGIIGFSRSLAKEVGRFGIRVNAVAPGFIDTEMLRGLSEKTRGTLLSSIALGRFGTAEEVADSVSFLVRATYVTGSVLRVDGGVVG, from the coding sequence ATGCAGAGCACCGGACAAGCCCGCCCCGCCGCCCTGGTGACCGGCGGCTCCCGTGGCATCGGCCGGGCTGTCGTCCTGCGCCTGGTGCGGGACGGATTCGACGTGGCCTTCTGCCACCGTTCCAGCGACGACGACGCCCGGACGCTGGAGAAGGAGGCCACCGACCTCGGCGGACGCGCCGTCGGAACCCGAGCCGATGTCGTCGATCCGCAGGCCGTCCGCGAGTGGGTGACGCGGACCGAACAGGAACTGGGCCCGTTGGAGGTGGTCGTCACTTCGGCCGGCATCGTCCGGGACGGCCCGCTCGCCATGATGGAGGACGCCAGCTGGCACGACGTCATGGACGTCAACCTCACCGGCACCTACAACGTGTGCCGTGCCGCCACCTTCCCCATGATCAAGCGCAAGTCGGGCTGTGTCATCAACGTGTCCTCGGTGTCCGGGGTCCTGGGCAACGCCACCCAGACCAACTACTCGGCCACCAAGGCGGGAATCATCGGCTTCAGCCGCTCCCTGGCCAAGGAGGTGGGCCGCTTCGGTATCCGGGTCAACGCCGTCGCGCCGGGCTTCATCGACACCGAGATGCTGCGCGGACTGTCCGAGAAGACCCGCGGCACCCTGTTGTCCTCCATCGCGCTGGGCCGCTTCGGCACCGCGGAGGAGGTGGCCGACAGCGTGTCCTTCCTGGTCCGGGCGACCTATGTGACGGGGTCCGTCCTACGGGTGGACGGCGGAGTCGTCGGGTGA
- a CDS encoding beta-ketoacyl synthase N-terminal-like domain-containing protein, with the protein MPYPVISTWSATSPFGVGRAAFAAGTTQRRSAIGPLDPLEWQVPTTHGAVVPGYDIRASLGRKGTRMMNRVTGLTITTVGHVLEEVAHPEDGADDVALVLGTTAGSLQSSMEITHSSLTGARPYHVEPATIPYAVMNGAAGRCAIWYGLRGPNSTIGAGRPTGMVGLTYSRRLLLTGRARQVLCGAAEEFSSARSLVEHYGRLPEEPETVLGEGCAIFLLGLEPAPGSRPLASVLSVRTRMVADGDWGAAVGHCVEAALSSVDEKADQVWAVSHSGTADAAGRAEHARLTELFDAETLVPPAADLIGETHSVSSAFQIASVLSLAEQDPASAGRIAVITSVDPSGMAAAALLRIAES; encoded by the coding sequence ATGCCCTATCCGGTGATCAGCACATGGTCGGCGACCTCGCCGTTCGGCGTCGGGCGTGCGGCGTTCGCCGCCGGAACAACCCAACGCCGGTCGGCCATCGGGCCGTTGGACCCGCTGGAGTGGCAGGTGCCCACCACGCACGGCGCCGTGGTCCCCGGCTACGACATCCGCGCGAGCCTGGGCCGCAAGGGCACCCGGATGATGAACCGGGTGACCGGCCTGACGATCACGACGGTCGGCCACGTCCTCGAAGAGGTCGCCCACCCCGAGGACGGCGCCGACGACGTGGCGCTCGTACTGGGCACCACCGCGGGCAGCCTGCAGAGCTCGATGGAGATCACCCACAGCTCCCTGACCGGCGCCCGGCCCTACCACGTGGAGCCGGCGACGATCCCGTACGCGGTGATGAACGGCGCGGCCGGCCGCTGCGCCATCTGGTACGGCCTGCGCGGTCCCAACAGCACGATCGGCGCCGGCCGTCCGACCGGCATGGTCGGACTCACCTACTCGCGGCGGCTGCTGCTGACCGGGCGGGCCCGGCAGGTGCTCTGCGGGGCCGCGGAGGAGTTCTCCTCGGCACGGTCCCTGGTGGAGCACTACGGGCGCCTCCCGGAGGAGCCCGAGACCGTACTCGGCGAGGGCTGCGCGATCTTCCTGCTCGGCCTGGAGCCGGCGCCCGGCAGCCGGCCGCTCGCGTCGGTGCTCTCCGTGCGGACCCGCATGGTCGCCGACGGCGACTGGGGTGCGGCGGTGGGGCACTGCGTGGAGGCGGCGCTGTCGTCCGTCGACGAGAAGGCGGACCAGGTCTGGGCGGTGTCGCACTCCGGTACGGCCGACGCGGCGGGCCGGGCCGAACACGCCCGGCTGACCGAGCTGTTCGACGCCGAGACGCTCGTCCCGCCGGCCGCGGACCTGATCGGCGAGACCCACTCGGTGTCCTCGGCGTTCCAGATCGCGTCGGTGCTGAGCCTCGCCGAGCAGGATCCGGCGTCGGCGGGCCGGATCGCGGTGATCACCTCGGTCGACCCGAGCGGGATGGCTGCCGCCGCGCTGCTGCGCATCGCGGAGTCCTGA
- a CDS encoding beta-ketoacyl-[acyl-carrier-protein] synthase family protein translates to MNSTLARADSRPASQRVVITGLGVFSSIGTGVAEFTEGLRTGRSNVAPITAFDTSGFEYANGAEVAGFEPEKWIHHSPVKELGRATQFSVAAARMAVEDAGLADEDLRGLRGQISIGTTDGESRDADTLVAQRVAGDPQRVDRALARRLGVNGLSAAVAREFSLTDVEALTLGTACSAGNYSVGNGFDAIRVGDADFALCGGADAICLKNFVSFYRLGTVAPDVCRPFDKDRRGLINSEGAGVVMLESLESALARGARIYSEVLGYGLSCDAHHPAVPDQSSVARCMTSALENAGVAPHEVDLISAHGTGTKANDTTEARAIRDIYDNLPPRTISLKSMLGHAMGAASALATIACSLAITHGFIPPTINHVETDPECEIDCVPNESVPADLRIVQNNGLAFGGNNSVVVLGRHDKEAR, encoded by the coding sequence ATGAATTCGACTCTTGCCCGAGCTGACAGCAGGCCGGCGTCCCAACGCGTAGTCATCACCGGGCTCGGGGTTTTCTCCAGCATAGGCACGGGTGTCGCTGAGTTCACCGAGGGATTGCGGACCGGGCGCAGCAACGTCGCGCCGATCACCGCCTTCGACACCTCCGGTTTCGAATACGCCAACGGCGCCGAAGTGGCCGGCTTCGAACCGGAGAAATGGATTCACCACTCTCCGGTGAAGGAGCTGGGGCGGGCCACCCAGTTCTCCGTGGCGGCTGCCCGGATGGCCGTGGAGGACGCCGGTCTCGCCGACGAGGACCTGCGTGGTCTGCGCGGCCAGATCTCCATCGGCACCACCGACGGGGAATCCCGGGACGCCGACACCCTGGTGGCGCAGCGGGTCGCGGGCGATCCGCAGAGGGTGGACCGCGCACTGGCGCGACGGCTCGGCGTGAACGGGCTGTCCGCCGCGGTGGCCCGGGAGTTCTCCCTCACGGATGTCGAGGCGCTCACCCTGGGCACCGCCTGCTCGGCGGGCAACTACTCCGTGGGCAACGGTTTCGACGCGATCCGGGTCGGTGACGCGGACTTCGCCCTGTGCGGCGGAGCGGACGCCATCTGTCTGAAGAACTTCGTCTCGTTCTACCGGCTGGGCACGGTCGCCCCCGACGTCTGCCGGCCGTTCGACAAGGACCGGCGCGGCCTCATCAACAGCGAGGGAGCGGGGGTGGTGATGCTGGAGAGTCTGGAGTCGGCACTCGCCCGCGGCGCCCGTATCTACTCCGAGGTCCTCGGTTACGGACTGAGCTGCGACGCCCACCACCCCGCGGTCCCCGACCAGTCCAGCGTCGCCCGGTGCATGACCTCGGCGCTGGAGAACGCGGGTGTGGCGCCCCACGAGGTCGACCTGATCTCGGCCCACGGCACCGGCACCAAGGCCAACGACACGACCGAGGCGCGGGCGATCCGCGACATCTACGACAACCTGCCGCCCCGCACCATCTCGCTGAAGTCGATGCTGGGGCATGCCATGGGCGCCGCGAGCGCGCTGGCCACCATCGCCTGTTCGCTGGCGATCACCCACGGCTTCATCCCGCCCACGATCAACCACGTCGAGACCGATCCGGAGTGCGAGATCGACTGCGTGCCCAACGAGTCCGTCCCGGCGGACCTGCGGATCGTGCAGAACAACGGCCTGGCCTTCGGAGGCAACAACTCCGTGGTCGTCCTCGGCCGTCACGACAAGGAGGCACGGTGA
- a CDS encoding acyl carrier protein has product MSTIDEATRKHVKSIVCDILEVEPDEVTETSLLAEEHDADSLRSIEILASIEVSLQVSIEQSQMKRMINLEGIYEVLEEAKAKAKAEAK; this is encoded by the coding sequence GTGTCCACCATCGACGAAGCAACCCGCAAGCACGTGAAGAGCATTGTCTGCGACATCCTCGAAGTAGAGCCCGACGAGGTCACCGAGACCAGCCTGCTGGCCGAGGAGCACGACGCCGACTCCCTGCGCTCCATCGAGATCCTCGCCTCCATCGAGGTCTCCCTCCAGGTCTCCATCGAGCAGTCCCAGATGAAGCGCATGATCAACCTCGAAGGCATCTACGAGGTGCTGGAAGAGGCGAAGGCGAAAGCGAAGGCGGAGGCCAAGTAG
- a CDS encoding acyl-CoA carboxylase subunit beta, with translation MSAPPEAERTAVPAPASPQVAEHLAEEPATLHNRVAELTELKRSVLDGPDERSTAAQRAKGKLTVRERIDLLLDPGSFTEVEALRRHRSTSFGLEAKRPYTDGVVTGWGTVNGRTVFVYAHDFRIFGGALGEAHAAKIHKIMDMAIAAGAPLVSLNDGAGARIQEGVSALAGYGGIFQRNTRASGVIPQISVMLGPCAGGAAYSPALTDFVFMVRETSQMFITGPDVVKAVTGEEITQNGLGGADVHSTLSGVAHFAHADEQSSLEDVRYLLSMLPQNNREHPPALPVVDPPDRRCATLADLVPLDGGTPYDMRQVIKEIVDDGEYFEVHEHWAGNLLCALARLGGQVVGIVANQPRSMAGVLDIDTSEKGARFVQMCDAFNIPLVTLLDVPGFLPGVDQEHNGIIRRGAKLLYAYCNATVPRISLILRKAYGGAYIVMDSRSIGADLTFAWPSNEIAVMGAEGAANVIFRRQIAQADDPDAVRAEMVAAYRSELMHPYYAAERGLVDDVIDPADTREVLIRSLTMLADKHSELPSRKHGNPPQ, from the coding sequence ATGAGCGCGCCCCCGGAGGCGGAGCGGACGGCCGTCCCCGCTCCGGCCTCCCCGCAGGTGGCCGAGCACCTCGCCGAGGAACCCGCCACCCTGCACAACCGGGTCGCCGAACTCACCGAGCTGAAGCGGTCGGTGCTGGACGGACCGGACGAACGGTCCACCGCCGCGCAGCGGGCCAAGGGCAAACTGACCGTTCGCGAGCGCATCGACCTGTTGCTCGACCCGGGCTCGTTCACCGAGGTGGAGGCCCTGCGGCGGCACCGCTCGACGAGCTTCGGCCTGGAGGCCAAACGGCCTTACACGGACGGTGTGGTGACCGGCTGGGGCACGGTGAACGGCCGCACGGTCTTCGTGTACGCCCATGACTTCCGTATCTTCGGCGGGGCGCTGGGCGAGGCGCACGCGGCGAAGATCCACAAGATCATGGACATGGCCATCGCGGCCGGCGCGCCCCTGGTCTCGCTCAACGACGGCGCGGGTGCCCGTATCCAGGAGGGTGTCTCGGCGCTCGCCGGGTACGGCGGCATCTTCCAGCGCAACACCCGCGCCTCCGGCGTCATCCCGCAGATCTCCGTGATGCTCGGCCCGTGCGCGGGCGGCGCGGCCTACAGCCCCGCCCTCACCGACTTCGTCTTCATGGTCCGCGAGACCTCGCAGATGTTCATCACCGGACCGGACGTCGTCAAGGCGGTCACCGGCGAGGAGATCACCCAGAACGGCCTCGGCGGCGCCGATGTGCACAGCACCCTCTCGGGCGTGGCCCACTTCGCGCACGCGGACGAGCAGTCCAGCCTGGAGGACGTGCGCTATCTGCTGTCGATGCTGCCGCAGAACAACCGCGAGCATCCACCGGCCCTGCCCGTCGTCGACCCGCCCGACCGCCGCTGCGCGACGCTGGCCGACCTGGTGCCGCTCGACGGCGGCACGCCCTACGACATGCGGCAGGTCATCAAGGAGATCGTCGACGACGGCGAGTACTTCGAGGTCCACGAGCACTGGGCGGGCAACCTGCTCTGCGCACTCGCCCGGCTGGGCGGCCAGGTGGTGGGGATCGTGGCCAACCAGCCCCGGTCCATGGCCGGGGTCCTGGACATCGACACCTCGGAAAAGGGTGCGCGCTTCGTCCAGATGTGCGACGCCTTCAACATCCCGCTGGTCACCCTCCTCGACGTACCGGGGTTCCTGCCCGGCGTGGACCAGGAGCACAACGGCATCATCCGGCGCGGCGCCAAGCTGCTGTACGCCTACTGCAACGCCACCGTGCCCCGTATCTCCCTGATCCTGCGCAAGGCCTACGGCGGCGCGTACATCGTCATGGACTCCCGGTCCATCGGCGCCGACCTGACCTTCGCCTGGCCGAGCAACGAGATCGCGGTGATGGGCGCCGAGGGCGCGGCCAATGTCATCTTCCGCCGGCAGATCGCCCAGGCCGACGACCCCGACGCCGTACGGGCCGAGATGGTCGCCGCCTACAGGTCCGAGCTCATGCACCCCTACTACGCGGCCGAACGCGGGCTGGTGGACGACGTCATCGATCCGGCCGACACCCGCGAGGTGCTGATCCGCTCGCTGACGATGCTGGCGGACAAGCACTCCGAGCTGCCGTCGCGCAAGCACGGAAATCCGCCGCAGTGA
- a CDS encoding 3-oxoacyl-[acyl-carrier-protein] synthase III C-terminal domain-containing protein, which produces MLSGTLTLDAVEIFLPERETTVEERAEAFGLSPAQTHLFRSIHGLDTLRYDPDLSLYDLVLPPARKILADVDPRSVKYVVYPHAVPHAGPSTVDPVQEMLTMLGLGHATAFALTQQNCAGTVSAIDVAGRLLQADGDPEAKALVLTGEKIFTRDLQIIFNSCVIGEAAGACLLSWNGPGDPVRSFAVRTFGEYAAGVQMTAEEHRDAGADRPRVMGELIEEAVAAAGCTFDDIDIVIPTHPNRTFWGQIVQDLGWPPDKLYLENLARYSHCLTADLMVNYVTLREEGRLVPGRNYLFLATGIGSTFTAMVFTAAAQDATGPAGSRVLAATTTGTEGR; this is translated from the coding sequence ATGCTGAGCGGCACGCTCACCCTGGACGCCGTCGAGATATTCCTGCCGGAACGCGAAACCACCGTCGAGGAGCGGGCCGAGGCCTTCGGTCTGAGCCCGGCGCAGACCCACTTGTTCCGCAGCATCCACGGCCTCGACACCCTCCGCTACGACCCCGACCTCAGCCTGTACGACCTGGTGCTGCCACCCGCGCGGAAGATCCTCGCGGACGTCGACCCGCGCTCGGTGAAGTACGTGGTGTACCCGCACGCCGTCCCGCACGCCGGTCCCTCCACGGTGGACCCGGTGCAGGAGATGCTCACGATGCTGGGACTGGGGCACGCCACGGCGTTCGCGCTCACCCAGCAGAACTGCGCGGGCACGGTCTCGGCCATCGACGTAGCCGGGCGGCTGCTGCAGGCCGACGGCGATCCGGAGGCGAAGGCGCTGGTGCTGACGGGCGAGAAGATCTTCACCCGCGACCTGCAGATCATCTTCAACTCGTGCGTCATCGGCGAGGCGGCGGGCGCCTGCCTGCTGTCCTGGAACGGCCCCGGCGACCCGGTCCGCTCGTTCGCGGTGCGCACCTTCGGCGAGTACGCCGCGGGCGTCCAGATGACCGCGGAGGAACACCGCGACGCCGGCGCCGACCGGCCGAGGGTGATGGGCGAACTCATCGAGGAGGCGGTGGCGGCGGCGGGCTGCACCTTCGACGACATCGACATCGTGATCCCCACCCACCCCAACCGGACGTTCTGGGGCCAGATCGTCCAGGACCTCGGGTGGCCGCCGGACAAGCTCTACCTGGAGAACCTCGCCCGCTACAGCCACTGCCTGACGGCGGACCTGATGGTGAACTACGTGACCCTGCGCGAGGAGGGCCGTCTGGTGCCCGGCCGCAACTACCTGTTCCTCGCCACCGGGATCGGCTCCACGTTCACGGCCATGGTCTTCACCGCCGCGGCACAGGACGCCACGGGGCCGGCCGGCTCCCGCGTCCTGGCGGCTACGACAACGGGAACGGAAGGCCGCTGA
- a CDS encoding NDP-hexose 2,3-dehydratase family protein, whose amino-acid sequence MTSHAASPVLVPPRPRGNAELPGRLALSAATTAGAHLRIEDVHGWLADRDRAHRFEVERIPFAGLDAWSFHPETGELGHRTGRFFTVRGLRARIEGDPATEWEQPVIEQPEVGILGILAKEFGGVLHFLMQAKMEPGNRNLLQLSPTVQATRSNYTRVHQGAPVRYLEHFVRPERVVADTLQSEHGSWFYRKANRNLIVETDGEVETHDDFCWLTLGQIHALLRWDNVVNMDARTVLSCLPFPDAAPGALHPDTEVLSWITGERSRHDVRTELMPLAQVRGWIREEHRIRHEHDRYFDVIAVRVRAGSREVTSWTQPLFEPRGLGVTAFLTRRIGGVPHYLVHARVEGGFLDTLELGPTVQCVPGNFAHLPPDRQPRFLSTVLAAKPDRIRYEAVHSEEGGRFLNAESRYLVVEADEEEAPTTPPEGYRWVSAGQLTWLVRHAHYINVQARTLLACLYAMET is encoded by the coding sequence ATGACCAGCCATGCCGCGAGCCCCGTGCTCGTACCACCGCGCCCGAGAGGGAACGCCGAACTGCCCGGCCGGCTCGCCCTGTCCGCGGCCACCACGGCGGGCGCACACCTGCGGATCGAGGACGTCCACGGCTGGCTCGCCGACCGCGACCGGGCGCACCGCTTCGAGGTGGAGCGGATCCCGTTCGCCGGGCTGGACGCCTGGTCCTTCCACCCCGAAACGGGCGAACTGGGCCACCGCACGGGCCGGTTCTTCACGGTCCGCGGACTGCGGGCGCGCATCGAGGGCGACCCCGCCACCGAGTGGGAGCAGCCCGTCATCGAACAGCCCGAGGTCGGCATCCTGGGCATCCTCGCCAAGGAGTTCGGCGGGGTGCTGCACTTCCTGATGCAGGCCAAGATGGAGCCGGGCAACCGCAACCTGCTCCAGCTGTCACCGACCGTGCAGGCCACCCGCAGCAACTACACCCGGGTCCACCAGGGCGCGCCCGTACGGTACTTGGAGCACTTCGTCCGGCCCGAGCGGGTGGTCGCCGACACCCTCCAGTCGGAGCACGGCTCGTGGTTCTACCGCAAGGCCAACCGCAACCTCATCGTCGAGACCGACGGCGAGGTGGAGACGCACGACGACTTCTGCTGGCTGACGCTGGGTCAGATCCATGCCCTGCTGCGGTGGGACAACGTCGTCAACATGGACGCCCGGACCGTACTGTCCTGCCTGCCGTTCCCGGACGCCGCGCCGGGCGCCCTGCACCCGGACACCGAGGTGCTGTCCTGGATCACCGGCGAGCGCTCCCGGCACGACGTACGGACCGAGCTGATGCCGCTGGCCCAGGTACGCGGCTGGATCCGTGAGGAGCACCGCATCCGGCACGAGCACGACCGGTACTTCGACGTGATCGCGGTGAGGGTACGGGCAGGCAGCCGCGAGGTCACCTCGTGGACGCAGCCCCTGTTCGAGCCACGGGGACTGGGCGTCACCGCGTTCCTGACCCGGCGCATCGGCGGGGTGCCGCACTACCTGGTCCACGCGCGGGTGGAGGGCGGCTTCCTCGACACCCTCGAACTGGGGCCCACCGTGCAGTGCGTGCCGGGCAACTTCGCCCATCTGCCGCCCGACCGGCAGCCGCGCTTCCTGTCCACCGTGCTGGCCGCGAAGCCGGACCGGATCCGCTACGAGGCCGTGCACTCGGAGGAGGGCGGTCGCTTCCTCAACGCCGAGAGCCGCTATCTGGTGGTGGAGGCGGACGAGGAGGAGGCCCCGACGACCCCGCCGGAGGGCTACCGGTGGGTGAGCGCGGGGCAGCTCACCTGGCTGGTCCGGCACGCCCACTACATCAACGTGCAGGCACGCACGCTGCTGGCCTGCCTGTACGCCATGGAAACCTGA
- a CDS encoding NAD-dependent epimerase/dehydratase family protein — MSTRRATAATVVGRGFLAHSLAPVAERHPDTVILAAGVSLASTTAPELFAREAALLDDTIEACRAEGRRLLFFSTSSTGMYGGLAGPGREDDQVVPGTPYARHKLALEQRLRTSGADHLILRLSHVVGPRQPSHQLLPTLVRQLREGLVQIHLRATRDLIGVADVVTVVDRLLALDLRGTVVNVASGAAVPVADIVDHLERVLGLDCRREFRDTGSGCTVSVERLRALVPEVAGLGFGPGYHRGVLDAYAASLDTSPHRAER, encoded by the coding sequence ATGAGTACGCGCCGGGCCACCGCGGCCACGGTGGTGGGCCGGGGCTTCCTGGCCCACAGCCTGGCCCCGGTCGCCGAACGGCACCCGGACACCGTGATCCTGGCCGCCGGGGTCTCCCTGGCGAGCACCACGGCACCGGAACTGTTCGCCCGGGAGGCCGCGCTCCTGGACGACACCATCGAGGCGTGCCGGGCCGAGGGCCGGCGCCTGCTGTTCTTCTCGACCTCCTCCACCGGCATGTACGGCGGCCTCGCCGGCCCCGGCCGGGAGGACGACCAGGTCGTCCCGGGCACGCCCTACGCGCGGCACAAACTCGCCCTGGAGCAGCGGCTGCGCACGTCCGGCGCCGACCATCTGATCCTGCGGCTCAGCCATGTCGTGGGCCCGCGCCAGCCGTCCCACCAACTGCTGCCCACCCTGGTGCGCCAGCTGCGCGAGGGCCTGGTCCAGATCCATCTGCGGGCCACCCGGGACCTGATCGGTGTGGCCGACGTGGTCACCGTCGTGGACCGGCTCCTCGCGCTGGACCTGCGCGGCACGGTCGTCAACGTGGCCTCGGGCGCGGCCGTGCCCGTCGCGGACATCGTCGACCACCTGGAGCGCGTGCTGGGGCTGGACTGCCGGCGGGAGTTCCGGGACACCGGTTCCGGCTGCACGGTCAGTGTTGAGAGGCTGCGCGCGCTGGTGCCCGAGGTGGCCGGCCTGGGCTTCGGACCCGGCTACCACCGCGGGGTGCTGGACGCGTACGCCGCCTCCCTGGACACGTCGCCCCACCGAGCCGAGAGGTAG
- the rfbB gene encoding dTDP-glucose 4,6-dehydratase, producing the protein MRILVTGGAGFIGSAYVRALLDGAYPGTADVRVTVVDSLTYAGNRANLPARHDRLDFVEGDICDLPLLLEVLPGHDAVAHFAAESHVDRSLVSAAEFVRTNVTGTQNLLDACRATGVPRMLHVSTDEVYGSIAEGSWTERSPLLPNSPYAASKAASDLMARAAWRTHGLHVSVTRCSNNYGPHQHPEKVIPLFATNLLEGRPVPLYGDGANVREWLHVADHCRALHLVLTGGGAGEVYNIGGGHELTNLELTERLLALCGADRSMITRVADRKGHDLRYALDAGKIRDELGFEPAIGLDEGLAATIAWYGDNPDWWKATKERARQSS; encoded by the coding sequence ATGAGGATCCTCGTCACGGGCGGGGCGGGCTTCATCGGCTCGGCCTACGTCCGCGCCCTCCTGGACGGCGCCTACCCGGGCACCGCGGACGTCCGTGTCACGGTCGTCGACAGCCTGACCTACGCGGGCAACCGCGCGAACCTGCCGGCCCGCCACGACCGGCTGGACTTCGTCGAGGGCGACATCTGCGACCTGCCGCTCCTGCTGGAGGTGCTGCCCGGTCACGACGCGGTGGCGCACTTCGCGGCGGAGTCGCACGTGGACCGCTCGCTGGTGTCCGCCGCGGAGTTCGTCCGTACGAACGTGACCGGCACCCAGAACCTCCTCGACGCCTGCCGCGCCACGGGGGTGCCGCGGATGCTGCACGTCTCCACGGACGAGGTGTACGGCTCCATCGCCGAGGGCTCCTGGACCGAGCGGAGCCCGCTGCTGCCCAACTCCCCCTATGCGGCGTCCAAGGCGGCCTCCGACCTGATGGCGCGCGCCGCCTGGCGCACCCACGGGCTGCATGTGTCCGTCACCCGCTGCTCCAACAACTACGGCCCCCACCAGCACCCGGAGAAGGTCATCCCGCTGTTCGCGACCAACCTGCTGGAGGGCAGGCCGGTGCCGCTGTACGGCGACGGCGCCAACGTGCGCGAGTGGCTGCACGTGGCGGACCACTGCCGTGCCCTGCACCTGGTGCTGACCGGAGGCGGGGCCGGGGAGGTCTACAACATCGGCGGCGGCCACGAGCTGACCAACCTGGAACTCACCGAGCGGCTGCTCGCCCTGTGCGGCGCGGACCGGTCGATGATCACCCGGGTCGCCGACCGCAAGGGCCACGACCTGCGGTACGCGCTCGACGCTGGCAAGATCCGCGACGAGCTGGGCTTCGAGCCGGCCATCGGCCTCGACGAGGGCCTCGCCGCCACCATCGCCTGGTACGGCGACAACCCGGACTGGTGGAAGGCCACGAAGGAACGCGCGAGGCAGAGCTCATGA
- a CDS encoding Gfo/Idh/MocA family protein produces the protein MRDPVRIGVLGCADIARRRMLPALAGAGDTVLTAVASRDAGKAARTALPYGCRAVTGYAPLLALPEVEAVYVPLPVALHAEWVEAALLAGKHVLAEKPLTTDPDRSRQLFALARARGLVLRENVMFVHHPQHAAVRRLLADGAIGELRSFHASFTVPRRPEGDIRLDPALGGGALWDVGVYPVRAAVHFLGAGLRVAGAVLTGGRDGRGVDIAGSVLVRTPEGVGAHLDFGMDHAYRSSYELRGSEGRITVDHAFTPPADRPAVLRLDRGTTTRESTVAAHDQVAGTVRAFARAVRAAAPDGPSGTAGTAAVDRSEEASLRQADLLADVLCGAGRDLARTFAPPSTTEYS, from the coding sequence GTGCGTGATCCCGTCCGGATCGGTGTCCTCGGCTGCGCCGACATCGCGCGCCGCCGGATGCTGCCCGCCCTCGCGGGCGCCGGGGACACCGTCCTCACCGCCGTCGCCAGCCGGGACGCCGGCAAGGCGGCCCGCACCGCCCTGCCGTACGGCTGCCGGGCGGTGACCGGTTACGCGCCGCTGCTCGCGCTGCCCGAGGTCGAGGCGGTGTACGTGCCGCTGCCCGTGGCGCTGCACGCCGAGTGGGTGGAGGCCGCACTGCTCGCGGGCAAGCACGTGCTCGCGGAGAAGCCCCTCACCACCGACCCGGACCGCAGCCGGCAGTTGTTCGCCCTGGCCCGCGCCCGGGGGCTGGTGCTGCGCGAGAACGTGATGTTCGTCCACCATCCGCAGCACGCGGCCGTACGGCGCCTGCTGGCCGACGGCGCGATCGGCGAACTGCGCTCCTTCCACGCGTCGTTCACCGTGCCGCGCCGCCCCGAAGGTGACATCAGGCTCGATCCGGCGCTGGGCGGCGGGGCGCTGTGGGACGTGGGCGTGTATCCGGTGCGGGCCGCCGTCCACTTCCTGGGCGCCGGCCTGCGCGTGGCCGGTGCCGTCCTCACCGGGGGACGGGACGGGCGGGGCGTGGACATCGCGGGCAGCGTGCTGGTGCGCACCCCGGAGGGGGTCGGCGCCCACCTGGACTTCGGCATGGACCACGCCTACCGCTCCTCCTACGAACTGCGCGGCAGCGAGGGGCGGATCACGGTCGACCACGCCTTCACCCCGCCCGCCGACCGGCCCGCGGTGCTGCGCCTCGACCGGGGGACGACGACCCGCGAGTCGACCGTCGCCGCGCACGACCAGGTGGCGGGCACGGTCCGCGCGTTCGCCCGGGCCGTGCGCGCGGCGGCCCCCGACGGCCCGTCCGGCACCGCCGGTACGGCCGCCGTCGACCGGTCCGAGGAGGCGAGCCTGCGCCAGGCGGACCTGCTCGCCGACGTGCTGTGCGGCGCGGGCCGCGACCTCGCGCGGACCTTCGCGCCCCCATCCACAACGGAGTACTCATGA